The following proteins are encoded in a genomic region of Acetobacter oryzoeni:
- a CDS encoding efflux RND transporter periplasmic adaptor subunit: protein MKGRILAYFAVCFCMSSLANAEDQILPSVVALDMEAIKNESITVTFAKSGKVSRILPVISRVMPDTTRLVYIHPAGSGKVQDILVQPGASVRKGQALLRYQDHSFHGAQLQAIQMRAALTAAIASRNDAAAAVQRAKQLVGQTLSLAELRRRQDILAQADATMRARQADVDTLGHRFNEEFNSSSEQSSRKQQDEVSTLISPVDGVVQTLDTSVAADLTPTTNVASVADLSDVWIVSDITPEQAACLQPGGLQTTETNDGAITSRIDTVDGMANPQTGLVRVISRVPNPTGALVPGMVLDASLTERESVTGIIVPAEAIQKIDGHNVIFVQVDQTHYRPVVVDVALDNGMHAVVSSGLKEGEAVVSHGSFALKSIIGLAGMDAD, encoded by the coding sequence ATGAAAGGGCGCATCCTTGCGTATTTCGCTGTGTGTTTTTGTATGTCGTCTCTCGCCAATGCGGAAGATCAGATACTCCCTTCGGTTGTCGCACTAGATATGGAAGCGATAAAAAATGAAAGCATTACAGTAACCTTTGCCAAATCTGGTAAGGTTTCTCGCATTTTGCCAGTTATCAGTCGGGTTATGCCCGATACCACGCGGCTTGTGTACATTCACCCAGCAGGAAGTGGCAAAGTACAGGACATTCTGGTGCAGCCGGGTGCTTCTGTTCGTAAAGGCCAAGCCTTGCTGCGCTATCAGGATCATTCTTTCCATGGTGCACAGCTGCAAGCCATTCAGATGCGTGCCGCGTTAACCGCCGCCATTGCCAGTAGAAATGATGCCGCAGCCGCAGTGCAGCGCGCAAAACAACTGGTTGGTCAAACCCTTTCATTGGCAGAGCTGCGGCGCCGGCAGGATATTCTGGCGCAGGCAGATGCAACCATGCGGGCCCGGCAGGCAGATGTGGATACATTGGGCCATCGGTTTAATGAGGAGTTCAATTCATCCTCTGAACAAAGCAGCCGAAAACAGCAGGATGAGGTATCAACCCTGATCTCTCCGGTTGATGGTGTGGTGCAAACGCTGGACACATCTGTCGCCGCAGACCTAACGCCAACTACAAACGTGGCAAGCGTAGCGGATCTGTCTGACGTGTGGATTGTTTCGGACATTACACCGGAACAAGCAGCATGTCTTCAACCTGGAGGGCTACAGACCACAGAGACCAACGATGGTGCCATCACATCCCGGATTGATACAGTGGATGGCATGGCCAACCCGCAAACAGGGTTGGTGCGTGTTATCAGTCGTGTTCCCAACCCAACTGGTGCATTGGTTCCCGGCATGGTGCTGGATGCCAGCCTGACGGAGCGTGAGAGTGTAACGGGTATTATTGTGCCGGCAGAGGCTATTCAGAAAATTGATGGCCATAACGTCATATTTGTACAGGTGGATCAAACACATTACCGGCCCGTGGTGGTGGATGTGGCCTTGGATAATGGCATGCATGCGGTTGTAAGCTCGGGCTTGAAAGAGGGTGAGGCAGTGGTCAGCCACGGCAGTTTTGCCCTGAAATCAATCATCGGGCTGGCCGGAATGGACGCAGACTGA
- a CDS encoding efflux RND transporter permease subunit translates to MARKYLEALLRARMLVLGGLALILAAGMMAVLELPVEAVPDISPKQVLVSVVAPGLATEEVEKLITFPVEASMTGIPGLTDLRSVSRGGVSVVYVQFADDTDINLDRTRVNERIQQARASISVSGITVSMGPLATGMGEIMQFQIKGAGRSLMELNRIMNWTVVPQMRLVPGVVDVNVNGGAEETYEVVLDPARLIASNLSVSEVYRAVDANNAASGGGWITHHAEQQSVVGRGLISSLADFGNIAVRANADGSIIRLRDLGLITTGARTRLGAVTRDGQGEIVIGVVMMESGASSNATLAAINRALPSIRQSLPTGVTLEPYYTRATLTRQTIATVRDNLLMGAVLVIAVLVVVIGSWQAALVIASVIPVALVCAMAGMRYFGISANLLSLGAIDFGMIVDGSLVVIEHILSRREKEPEAAFMPLVVSSVQQVMRPVGFAILVIIMVYLPILTLQGIEGHMFRPMAQTVIMALLASLAYCFICIPVIAVLALARVRPKGDTWLIARLRAPYAHLTEWGEAHPRLLFGGTLAVLVLSAGLATRLGGEFIPQLDEGALTVTTTRLPSASLETVLASVTRQEQILRGFPEVKTVVSNTGTSAIPTDPMGVNETDSFILLNPPSIWKTARTQAGLVAAMDETLRRELPDALYSWSQPVQMRMDDLLSGVRTQIAVSIFGDDLATLATLGDKVVAAISSVKGAADVAAAGDGSVPLVVVDIDRAQAASRNVAVQDILDTVEAIGGHIGARPVIVGNAIISTQVRLNGRHVASAAAIAALPVRRMDGQGNVMLSQVAHVHEVDGTPRISRDGVRRRMVVQANVRGRDLSSFVAEAQMRVAHDVHLPSGYTMQWDGQFRNLHSAVQRLEIVLPIALGLIFALLIVTFGAIRPAFLVFINLPVAATGGIIMLTLRGMPFSISAGIGFIALFGVAILNGVVLVSEIAALRARGMTVAQAAFAGAKSRFRPVMATALVASLGFFPMAFSESAGAEVERPLASVVIGGLVISTLLTLLVLPSLYARVMREEVQN, encoded by the coding sequence ATGGCCCGTAAATACCTGGAGGCTTTGTTACGTGCCCGCATGCTGGTGCTGGGTGGACTGGCTCTGATATTGGCGGCAGGTATGATGGCAGTGCTGGAACTGCCAGTGGAGGCTGTGCCTGATATTTCCCCAAAACAGGTTCTCGTATCCGTTGTGGCGCCTGGGCTCGCGACCGAGGAAGTGGAAAAACTGATCACCTTTCCGGTTGAAGCCAGCATGACCGGTATTCCCGGTCTCACAGATCTGCGCTCTGTTTCCCGTGGTGGGGTCTCGGTTGTTTATGTGCAGTTTGCTGATGACACGGATATCAATCTTGACCGCACACGTGTGAATGAGCGCATCCAGCAGGCGCGTGCCTCCATATCTGTTTCGGGCATTACTGTAAGCATGGGGCCGCTTGCAACGGGCATGGGTGAAATTATGCAGTTCCAGATCAAGGGGGCAGGGCGCTCACTTATGGAACTCAACCGGATCATGAACTGGACGGTAGTGCCGCAGATGCGGCTTGTGCCGGGTGTTGTGGATGTAAACGTCAATGGTGGCGCGGAAGAAACCTATGAGGTTGTGCTGGATCCTGCTCGGCTGATTGCCAGCAACCTTTCAGTGAGTGAGGTTTATCGCGCGGTAGATGCAAACAATGCGGCATCAGGCGGTGGGTGGATCACCCATCATGCCGAACAGCAAAGTGTTGTCGGGCGTGGGTTGATCAGCAGCCTTGCGGATTTTGGCAATATTGCCGTACGCGCCAATGCCGATGGCTCCATCATACGCCTGCGAGATCTTGGGCTCATTACAACTGGCGCACGCACACGCCTTGGCGCAGTCACCCGTGATGGGCAGGGTGAAATTGTGATTGGCGTGGTGATGATGGAAAGTGGCGCAAGTTCCAACGCCACATTGGCCGCCATCAATCGTGCCTTGCCAAGCATAAGGCAATCCCTACCAACGGGTGTTACGCTGGAGCCCTATTACACCCGCGCCACATTAACCAGGCAAACAATCGCGACCGTGCGCGATAACCTGCTGATGGGTGCCGTGCTGGTGATAGCGGTGCTTGTGGTTGTGATTGGAAGCTGGCAGGCCGCTCTGGTGATTGCTTCCGTTATTCCAGTAGCTCTTGTCTGCGCCATGGCCGGTATGCGGTATTTTGGCATTTCAGCCAATTTGCTTAGCCTTGGCGCAATTGATTTTGGCATGATTGTTGATGGCTCATTGGTAGTTATTGAGCATATTCTTTCAAGGCGGGAGAAGGAGCCAGAAGCTGCGTTTATGCCGCTGGTTGTCTCATCCGTTCAGCAGGTCATGCGGCCTGTGGGCTTCGCCATACTGGTCATCATTATGGTCTATCTGCCTATTCTGACCCTGCAGGGCATTGAAGGGCATATGTTCCGGCCTATGGCGCAAACGGTTATCATGGCGCTTCTAGCTTCGCTGGCTTACTGTTTCATTTGTATTCCCGTAATTGCGGTTCTGGCTCTGGCGCGTGTGCGGCCAAAAGGAGATACATGGCTGATTGCTCGCCTACGTGCTCCATATGCACATCTGACAGAGTGGGGAGAAGCACATCCGCGGCTTCTGTTTGGGGGCACGCTGGCCGTTCTGGTGTTATCGGCAGGTCTTGCAACACGTTTGGGCGGGGAGTTCATTCCCCAGCTTGATGAAGGGGCTTTGACTGTTACCACCACACGTCTACCCTCAGCATCTTTGGAGACAGTGCTTGCATCGGTGACAAGGCAGGAACAGATTCTGCGGGGGTTTCCTGAAGTAAAAACGGTTGTCAGCAATACAGGCACATCCGCCATTCCCACAGACCCGATGGGTGTGAATGAGACTGACAGCTTCATTCTTCTCAATCCGCCATCAATATGGAAAACCGCACGCACGCAGGCCGGGCTGGTGGCTGCAATGGATGAGACGCTGCGGCGAGAATTGCCAGATGCGCTGTATTCCTGGAGCCAGCCGGTGCAGATGCGCATGGATGATCTGCTTTCTGGCGTAAGAACACAGATTGCGGTTTCGATTTTTGGTGATGATCTGGCAACACTTGCCACTCTGGGGGACAAGGTTGTAGCTGCTATCTCAAGTGTAAAAGGTGCCGCAGATGTGGCTGCGGCGGGTGATGGCAGTGTGCCGCTGGTTGTGGTGGACATTGATCGTGCGCAGGCTGCCAGCCGCAACGTGGCAGTACAGGATATTCTGGATACGGTAGAAGCCATAGGCGGGCATATTGGTGCGCGGCCTGTTATTGTTGGCAATGCCATTATCAGCACGCAGGTGCGCCTGAACGGTCGCCATGTGGCTTCAGCAGCAGCTATTGCTGCCTTGCCTGTCCGGCGTATGGATGGGCAGGGGAATGTGATGCTTTCACAAGTGGCGCATGTGCATGAAGTTGACGGTACACCACGTATCAGTCGTGATGGCGTACGCCGCCGCATGGTGGTGCAGGCCAATGTGCGTGGGCGGGATCTTTCCTCCTTTGTGGCCGAAGCGCAGATGCGTGTGGCGCATGATGTGCATCTGCCATCGGGCTACACCATGCAATGGGATGGGCAGTTCCGTAACCTGCACTCAGCCGTGCAACGTCTGGAAATTGTTCTGCCGATAGCCCTTGGTCTGATATTTGCATTGCTGATTGTAACCTTTGGCGCAATCCGGCCTGCATTCTTGGTTTTTATCAATCTGCCTGTGGCTGCAACCGGCGGCATTATTATGCTGACATTACGTGGAATGCCTTTCAGTATTTCAGCAGGTATTGGGTTTATTGCCCTGTTTGGAGTAGCAATTTTGAATGGCGTTGTGCTGGTGAGTGAAATTGCCGCATTGCGCGCGCGTGGCATGACCGTGGCACAGGCAGCTTTTGCGGGTGCCAAATCCCGCTTTAGGCCGGTTATGGCAACAGCATTGGTAGCAAGCCTTGGCTTTTTTCCCATGGCGTTTTCTGAAAGTGCAGGCGCAGAGGTGGAGCGGCCTTTGGCCAGCGTGGTGATTGGCGGGTTGGTGATATCCACGCTGCTGACCCTGCTGGTGCTGCCATCCCTGTATGCTCGTGTCATGCGAGAGGAGGTTCAGAACTGA
- a CDS encoding response regulator transcription factor codes for MRILIVEDEHDLGAAVQERVRQDGHAVDWFMTLEDARAAVATVDYDFMLLDLGLPDGNGRDLLREIRRASFDTAILITTAEDQISDRIAGLSDGADDYIVKPYDLNELVARIAAVARRYVTPRRQACYQIGEIVIDRENRSVTRNEMELELTAREWAIMELLSRRPGRIYSRQQIDTALYALDQDVGSNTVEVFISRLRKKVGNTVIKTVRGRGYCLADRADA; via the coding sequence ATGCGTATCCTCATTGTGGAAGACGAGCACGATCTTGGGGCCGCCGTGCAGGAGCGTGTAAGGCAGGACGGGCATGCTGTAGACTGGTTCATGACACTGGAAGATGCACGTGCAGCCGTAGCAACCGTGGATTACGACTTCATGCTGCTGGATCTTGGGCTGCCAGATGGCAATGGGCGCGATCTGCTGCGTGAGATCCGCCGTGCCTCCTTTGATACCGCCATTCTGATCACAACGGCAGAAGACCAGATCAGTGACAGGATTGCAGGTTTGTCCGATGGAGCGGATGATTACATTGTCAAACCCTATGACCTGAATGAACTTGTAGCCCGGATTGCAGCTGTCGCGCGTCGGTACGTCACGCCACGCAGGCAGGCCTGCTATCAGATAGGCGAGATTGTTATTGACCGGGAAAATCGTTCCGTAACGCGTAATGAGATGGAACTTGAGTTAACAGCACGGGAATGGGCAATTATGGAATTGCTCTCGCGCAGGCCCGGACGCATTTATTCTCGCCAGCAGATTGATACAGCCTTGTATGCGCTGGATCAGGATGTTGGCAGTAATACGGTTGAGGTTTTTATTAGCCGCCTGCGTAAAAAGGTTGGCAATACGGTTATCAAAACTGTTCGAGGCCGGGGCTATTGCCTGGCCGATAGAGCAGACGCATGA
- a CDS encoding type II and III secretion system protein family protein has translation MTTVRKISDSAYNRERSRKLVFLGLMALSGLFGNAIEFAGSAVAGQYVSAHGAPTIQVNVGAGHMLSLSQSAASVFVADPQIADVQIPSDNKIFILGKKSGTTTLFALDDNGNSIASWTIRVESDQTVFTPRAQTESEHAALQTTPNGSVLTGSVANADQADHLASLAHGIEGKEHPLANQMGVTHPLQVNLRIRIAEVSRSVAQQIGFNWSTVIKAGSFAFGLQSAAIAENTAASLFEGVNSSHVNAQTVLDAMANEHLVTLLAEPNLTAISGSTATFLAGGEFPIPVPQALGVTSIQYMQYGVSLAFTPTVLGAGLIHLKVRPTVSALSGTGSYQLNNLSVPALTMRQAQTEVELASGESFAIAGLLRNDADNNVQKFPILGDIPILGQLFRSSRFQRDQSELVIIITPYLVKPVDPLHTPDDPLRHIHQPNELERFFLGRLSDQQDLERMPHLNGTGFVFE, from the coding sequence ATGACGACTGTCAGAAAGATTTCTGATTCAGCCTACAACCGGGAACGTTCTCGCAAACTGGTTTTTCTTGGCTTAATGGCTCTGTCCGGACTGTTTGGTAATGCGATAGAGTTTGCTGGCAGCGCGGTTGCCGGACAATATGTTTCCGCGCATGGAGCCCCTACAATACAGGTGAATGTGGGTGCGGGGCATATGCTCAGCCTTTCCCAGTCCGCAGCCAGTGTTTTTGTGGCAGACCCGCAAATTGCAGATGTACAGATTCCGTCTGACAATAAAATTTTCATTCTGGGGAAAAAATCTGGCACAACCACTTTGTTTGCGCTGGATGATAATGGCAATTCTATTGCCTCATGGACAATCCGGGTTGAGTCTGACCAGACAGTGTTTACCCCGCGTGCGCAGACAGAGTCAGAACATGCGGCACTTCAGACAACCCCCAACGGGTCTGTGCTGACAGGTTCCGTCGCCAATGCGGATCAGGCTGATCATCTGGCGTCACTTGCACACGGTATAGAAGGCAAAGAGCATCCACTGGCAAATCAGATGGGTGTTACGCATCCCTTGCAGGTGAATCTGCGGATTAGAATTGCGGAAGTGTCTCGCAGTGTTGCACAGCAGATTGGGTTCAACTGGTCAACTGTCATTAAGGCAGGCAGTTTTGCCTTTGGCCTGCAATCGGCAGCCATTGCGGAAAATACGGCGGCTTCCTTGTTTGAGGGTGTTAATAGCAGCCACGTCAATGCGCAGACGGTGCTGGATGCCATGGCAAACGAGCATCTTGTAACACTTCTGGCTGAACCCAATTTAACGGCAATCAGCGGCAGTACAGCCACATTTCTTGCGGGTGGTGAGTTTCCTATCCCGGTGCCGCAGGCGCTGGGCGTTACCTCCATTCAATACATGCAGTACGGCGTTAGCCTTGCTTTTACGCCAACCGTGCTGGGGGCGGGGCTTATTCACCTCAAAGTGCGGCCGACTGTCAGCGCTCTGTCAGGCACGGGCAGCTACCAGCTTAACAACCTCTCTGTTCCTGCTCTCACCATGCGGCAGGCCCAGACAGAAGTGGAACTGGCGAGTGGTGAAAGTTTTGCCATTGCCGGCCTGCTGCGCAACGATGCTGATAATAACGTGCAGAAATTCCCTATTCTGGGGGATATTCCCATTTTAGGGCAGTTGTTCCGGTCTTCCCGTTTTCAGCGGGACCAGAGCGAACTGGTTATTATCATCACGCCTTATTTGGTGAAGCCGGTTGATCCTCTGCATACGCCAGATGATCCGCTCCGGCATATCCATCAGCCCAATGAACTGGAGCGGTTCTTTCTGGGGCGGCTATCGGACCAGCAGGATCTGGAGCGGATGCCGCATCTTAATGGCACGGGGTTTGTATTCGAGTGA
- a CDS encoding tetratricopeptide repeat protein: MQFPRFFLLCCLPTSLLTACVQTPGPNPDTTRQMMQAAQNPEALARIGQTALQTGDTNTAITFYNRAARLRPDRLDLQLGYAQALTAGGKANEALGLLIPLAAKNPDNAQLGLITGRLLIEAGRQREAVNLLQTALHQAPSDIHILVALGVALDTLGNQQAAQGYYQKALALSPDDVAARTDMAISLALSGSYQQALGILRPLRGELAGTDQTVHSAAVENALAMVYGLMGDRTMSSAILRHHLSEQQARENLDFYDTVRHTSAPVASSY, translated from the coding sequence ATGCAGTTTCCCAGATTTTTTCTTCTTTGCTGCCTGCCCACCTCTTTGCTGACTGCATGCGTGCAAACACCCGGACCCAACCCGGATACCACACGCCAAATGATGCAGGCTGCGCAAAATCCGGAGGCTTTGGCCCGCATTGGCCAGACTGCTTTACAAACCGGAGATACCAATACAGCCATCACATTCTACAATCGTGCCGCTCGGCTGCGTCCTGACAGGCTTGATCTGCAACTTGGCTATGCACAGGCCCTGACAGCCGGAGGCAAGGCCAATGAAGCCCTTGGGCTTCTGATACCACTTGCTGCCAAAAACCCAGATAATGCTCAGCTTGGTTTGATTACAGGCCGCTTGCTGATTGAAGCTGGCCGCCAGAGAGAAGCTGTGAACCTGCTGCAAACCGCATTGCATCAGGCTCCCTCTGACATTCATATTCTGGTGGCACTTGGCGTTGCGCTTGACACCTTGGGAAACCAGCAGGCAGCACAAGGCTATTATCAAAAAGCTCTGGCGTTGAGCCCAGATGATGTTGCTGCTCGGACTGATATGGCTATTTCACTCGCGCTATCGGGATCTTACCAGCAGGCTCTGGGCATTTTACGGCCCCTGCGTGGCGAATTGGCCGGAACAGACCAGACCGTGCACAGCGCTGCTGTGGAAAACGCTCTGGCGATGGTCTATGGCCTGATGGGAGATCGTACTATGTCTTCTGCCATTTTGCGGCATCATCTGTCAGAGCAGCAGGCGCGGGAAAATCTGGATTTTTACGATACGGTACGACATACAAGCGCACCGGTGGCCTCATCTTACTAA
- a CDS encoding TolC family protein — MREILLLSIVTFSFVIFSANAQNMPEKIDFHRAINMAWAVDPVRTELQVGHHSAKARSSAAGSWFAGGPTLSGEYMDDHAIGSNEGYTTYQGGVSVPLWLPGQGSATRQVASAEAASLDEQLNVEYLSLSIRILDGAAKAKIAQERLKAAHQLYEYASRVNSLIAHSAHVGESSSSESQIAQSEMENARNEQALAQEYLENARVELEVLFAQPVEVDLSHAADMAHVRFVEPHDMEDNDPRVKAAHKNVEAAQANMKLARRSFMPNPELGIDVIHEKQYGSPWDDRVGVNFSIPLPSEARNTPIMSEASNRLASANSQEIQARRMVHLEISRVRARLMAATAARQTTRIAAANMQKRAAAEEHAWRVGEATLETVMQAEQAACNAQFANARAEVEWHVATLRMMIAMGITP; from the coding sequence ATGCGTGAAATCCTGCTGTTAAGTATTGTGACATTTTCATTCGTCATATTTTCTGCAAATGCCCAGAACATGCCAGAAAAAATAGATTTTCATAGAGCCATTAATATGGCCTGGGCGGTTGATCCTGTGCGCACGGAATTGCAGGTTGGCCATCATTCTGCAAAGGCGCGCAGCAGTGCAGCAGGATCATGGTTTGCTGGCGGGCCAACTCTGTCCGGTGAATATATGGATGACCATGCAATCGGCAGTAATGAAGGGTATACTACCTATCAGGGAGGCGTGTCCGTACCGCTCTGGTTACCAGGGCAGGGAAGCGCCACACGTCAGGTTGCAAGTGCTGAAGCCGCATCTCTGGATGAGCAGCTAAATGTTGAATACCTGTCGCTTTCCATAAGGATATTGGATGGGGCGGCCAAAGCAAAGATTGCGCAGGAACGTTTAAAGGCGGCACATCAACTGTATGAGTATGCAAGCAGGGTAAACAGTTTGATTGCCCATTCTGCGCATGTGGGTGAATCTTCATCTTCGGAAAGCCAGATAGCACAGTCAGAAATGGAAAATGCCCGTAATGAACAGGCATTGGCGCAAGAATATCTGGAAAATGCTCGGGTTGAACTGGAAGTTTTATTTGCCCAGCCAGTTGAGGTTGATCTTTCCCATGCTGCAGATATGGCACATGTGCGGTTTGTGGAGCCACATGATATGGAAGACAATGATCCGCGCGTAAAAGCCGCACACAAAAATGTTGAAGCTGCACAAGCTAATATGAAGCTTGCCCGCCGCTCTTTTATGCCCAATCCAGAACTGGGCATCGATGTGATTCATGAAAAACAGTATGGCAGCCCATGGGATGACCGGGTTGGTGTTAACTTCAGCATCCCACTACCAAGCGAGGCCCGGAATACACCGATTATGTCTGAGGCCAGCAACAGGCTTGCTTCTGCCAATAGTCAGGAAATACAGGCCCGGCGCATGGTGCACCTGGAAATATCCCGTGTACGGGCTCGGCTGATGGCCGCCACAGCTGCCCGGCAGACCACCCGTATAGCAGCCGCAAATATGCAAAAGCGTGCAGCGGCAGAAGAACATGCCTGGCGGGTGGGAGAGGCAACGCTCGAAACTGTCATGCAGGCAGAACAGGCAGCCTGCAATGCGCAGTTTGCCAATGCCCGTGCTGAGGTGGAGTGGCATGTCGCAACGCTGCGTATGATGATTGCCATGGGGATTACACCATGA
- a CDS encoding VIT1/CCC1 transporter family protein, with amino-acid sequence MGNNILNSQKETHATSRLGWLRAAVLGANDGILSTSSLIIGVASAHASRENILLAGISSLVAGAMSMAAGEYVSVSSQADSEKADLAREKQELGSSWDTEVGELADIYRQRGLDDALACKVAQQLMQHDALGAHARDELGISDATSARPIQAACASAGAFSSGAILPVLAALLSSSSRVSWAVSAVSLISLALLGVVGARAGGAAPLRPTLRVVFWGIVAMVGTTFVGKMFGGL; translated from the coding sequence ATGGGAAATAATATCTTGAACAGCCAGAAAGAAACGCATGCAACATCCCGTTTGGGATGGCTGCGGGCTGCTGTGTTGGGCGCGAATGATGGTATTCTGTCAACATCTAGCCTTATTATTGGTGTTGCCAGCGCACATGCTAGTCGGGAAAATATTTTGCTGGCTGGAATATCAAGCCTAGTGGCCGGAGCCATGTCTATGGCTGCAGGAGAGTATGTTTCTGTCAGTTCACAGGCAGATTCAGAAAAAGCTGATCTTGCTCGTGAAAAGCAGGAGCTCGGTAGCAGTTGGGATACCGAAGTTGGCGAACTGGCTGATATATATCGCCAGCGTGGGCTGGATGATGCTCTGGCGTGCAAGGTTGCACAGCAGCTGATGCAGCATGACGCATTGGGGGCACATGCCCGTGATGAATTGGGTATTTCCGATGCAACATCTGCACGACCAATACAAGCGGCCTGTGCATCGGCTGGGGCATTTTCGTCTGGCGCAATACTGCCGGTGTTGGCTGCATTACTCTCATCTTCATCTCGTGTATCATGGGCTGTGTCCGCAGTCTCACTCATAAGCTTGGCGTTACTTGGAGTTGTGGGGGCCCGTGCAGGTGGTGCTGCACCTTTGCGGCCTACTTTGCGCGTCGTATTTTGGGGTATTGTCGCTATGGTGGGAACAACTTTTGTCGGAAAAATGTTTGGCGGCCTGTAA
- a CDS encoding sensor histidine kinase — protein MKNWSLATRIVSGVLCVVTLSLLALSIAVAGFTRYEITERLDNSLQEVSERLQAIITIQPHKAQSDNVAWVPDVGPRTLAYQVVDQSGHVVLRSQNAPVEPFVSDIHTGFANTPLFRVYIAAPTATAYRVLVGEPTLHRRGATWRATAIAVLPILIFLPVIWVLVRLIVRRALRPLNRLHDEMQSRGSGNLSPISSLDLPVELVSIQHAVNTLLSRLKTALSTERAFAASAAHELRNPLGALLAQVQMLGRMLPEGSSANKRVETIADRTRRLARTVEKLLQFSRASSGIAFRRDRFDLLAVLYVLVDDLGHPPRDGQSIDLKAKGIGHIFVYGDMDATGILLRNLLENALLHGTSDMPVKVEVKPEGCIDVINDCPALVPDTLAQLTSPFVRGGSSSNGSGLGLAIASNIARQMDARLQLQSPLTGSARGLSVSLCFPNPEIILQSEET, from the coding sequence ATGAAAAACTGGAGCCTTGCGACCCGGATTGTCAGTGGTGTTCTGTGTGTGGTCACGCTGAGCCTTCTTGCCCTCAGTATCGCCGTTGCCGGTTTTACGCGTTACGAAATAACAGAACGTCTGGACAATTCCTTGCAGGAAGTATCCGAACGTTTGCAGGCTATCATCACCATACAGCCGCATAAAGCCCAGTCAGACAATGTGGCATGGGTGCCCGATGTGGGGCCACGAACACTCGCGTATCAGGTTGTTGACCAATCTGGCCATGTTGTTCTGCGTTCTCAAAATGCACCGGTTGAACCTTTTGTGTCTGATATTCATACAGGTTTTGCCAATACCCCTTTGTTCAGGGTTTATATTGCGGCACCTACGGCCACGGCTTATCGCGTGCTTGTTGGTGAGCCCACGTTGCATCGGCGAGGGGCCACATGGCGTGCTACGGCCATAGCGGTCTTGCCGATACTGATTTTTCTGCCCGTAATTTGGGTGCTGGTGCGGCTGATTGTGCGCCGGGCGCTGCGACCTTTGAACCGTTTGCATGATGAGATGCAATCTCGCGGCAGTGGCAATTTAAGCCCTATTTCATCACTTGATTTGCCGGTTGAGCTGGTTTCCATTCAACATGCCGTAAACACGCTTTTGTCCCGCCTTAAAACAGCACTTTCTACTGAACGCGCTTTTGCAGCAAGTGCGGCGCATGAATTGCGTAATCCACTCGGTGCCCTTCTTGCGCAGGTACAGATGCTAGGGCGCATGTTGCCTGAAGGATCTTCGGCCAATAAACGCGTGGAAACCATTGCGGATCGCACCCGCAGATTGGCCCGAACGGTTGAAAAACTTCTACAGTTTTCACGTGCATCTTCTGGCATTGCTTTTCGGCGAGATCGATTTGATCTGCTGGCCGTATTATATGTGCTGGTTGATGATCTGGGGCATCCACCACGTGATGGCCAGAGTATTGATTTAAAAGCCAAGGGTATTGGCCATATTTTTGTTTATGGAGATATGGACGCAACCGGTATTCTGTTGCGCAATCTGCTTGAAAATGCCCTCTTGCATGGCACTTCTGATATGCCAGTAAAGGTTGAGGTAAAACCTGAGGGCTGTATTGACGTTATTAATGATTGTCCTGCCTTGGTCCCGGACACATTGGCCCAACTGACAAGCCCATTTGTACGTGGTGGCAGTTCCAGCAATGGAAGCGGCCTTGGTTTAGCAATTGCCAGTAATATTGCCAGGCAGATGGATGCGCGCTTGCAATTACAATCACCTCTTACTGGTTCTGCGCGGGGATTAAGTGTTTCACTGTGTTTCCCTAACCCAGAAATCATATTGCAGTCTGAAGAAACCTGA